In one Culex quinquefasciatus strain JHB chromosome 2, VPISU_Cqui_1.0_pri_paternal, whole genome shotgun sequence genomic region, the following are encoded:
- the LOC6052901 gene encoding THO complex subunit 5 homolog: MVNKTDSNDREPTDKKRRKTTSVTEPSPTKLSKEEIYTSTIAFEEQEAAKRSPEADSKLFHATCDELRKLFDEIATQKKGDGAASEEVKGKIAEKRIEGSLAFVALKKLNRLDKVRIRDGKEALHKEKLRVDSNRLQLQNLLYEADHLRKEVQRCYLFKSQDEEIELVPVEEFYEKAPETISRPEKTKEDEHARRIARLEWELQQRKELDALCKELHSSKAKVGGEIVSKTERLDSLAPRLKKLLEATRPLQEALDMPIEKGWEIQKTVRLLVQPLYMLYANVTAYGEACDALLSTSVQGDEEEARQIELTGNLECESDDEGGDGGEQRESNSRGSYNRRKASKQQDPMRQKRRALVKPHPLSVTIVIRSKEGKESLALCFRYFPSAGFVTAKCSLVDFEVAGVAAGDIMSQESILNELFEDDNGEASPNPKTKFQLQEVGLDMDKFMTIMKEKDLGKPYKWAQELCGIEFVDSGEKFLAASDKWQKTIPTIVKAIRTRWEARLRLYQQVHELETGTVDTTINLEHNNPIRISSTLLQWTALSYAEYAGSGVTTKFIEQSNGNDLYFRAIVTRGSAKLECYICVPCGFPESAPLWSLSLNWNGKHSAADNAAIREMESWTNSLESAKHPKTILSVQLKRAMSCFDIFLETEGPFYSPAEFTQDKTYLKAFRGRARARPFRIASNGSSSVFTQI, translated from the exons ATGGTCAACAAAACCGACTCCAACGACCGCGAGCCCACGGACAAGAAGCGTAGGAAGACGACCTCGGTAACGGAACCGTCCCCAACGAAGCTGTCCAAGGAGGAAATCTACACG AGCACGATCGCGTTCGAGGAGCAGGAAGCGGCCAAGCGCAGCCCGGAGGCGGACTCGAAGCTGTTTCACGCGACCTGCGACGAGCTGCGCAAGCTGTTTGACGAGATTGCGACGCAGAAGAAGGGGGACGGGGCGGCGTCGGAGGAGGTTAAGGGGAAGATTGCGGAGAAGCGGATCGAGGGTTCGTTGGCGTTTGTGGCGCTGAAGAAGCTGAACCGGTTGGATAAGGTGCGAATTCGGGATGGGAAGGAGGCGCTGCATAAGGAGAAGCTGCGCGTTGATAGCAATCGGCTGCAGTTGCAGAATCTGCTGTACGAGGCGGACCATTTGAGGAAGGAGGTTCAGCGGTGCTATTTGTTCAAGAGCCAGGACGAAGAGATTGAGCTGGTGCCGGTGGAGGAGTTTTACGAGAAGGCACCGGAGACGATTTCGCGTCCGGAGAAGACGAAGGAGGATGAACATGCGAGAAGGATTGCGCGGTTGGAGTGGGAGCTGCAGCAGCGGAAGGAGTTGGACGCGCTGTGCAAGGAGTTGCACTCGTCGAAGGCGAAGGTTGGGGGAGAGATTGTTTCGAAGACGGAGCGATTGGACTCGTTGGCGCCGAGGTTGAAGAAGCTGCTGGAGGCGACCAGGCCGCTGCAGGAAGCGCTGGATATGCCGATTGAGAAGGGCTGGGAGATTCAGAAGACGGTGCGGTTGCTGGTGCAGCCGTTGTACATGTTGTACGCGAACGTAACGGCCTACGGGGAGGCTTGTGATGCGCTGCTGTCCACTTCGGTGCAGGGTGATGAGGAGGAAGCTCGGcagattgagttgactgggaatTTGGAGTGTGAGTCGGATGATGAAGGTGGCGATGGCGGTGAACAGCGTGAGAGCAACAGCCGTGGCAGCTACAATCGGCGCAAGGCCAGCAAGCAGCAAGATCCGATGCGCCAGAAGCGTCGGGCGTTGGTTAAGCCGCACCCGTTGAGCGTGACCATCGTGATTCGCAGCAAGGAGGGCAAGGAATCGCTAGCGCTCTGCTTCCGGTACTTTCCGAGTGCCGGGTTTGTAACGGCAAAGTGCTCGCTGGTTGACTTTGAGGTGGCCGGAGTAGCCGCTGGGGACATCATGTCCCAGGAGAGCATCCTGAACGAGCTGTTTGAGGACGACAACGGCGAGGCCAGCCCAAATCCGAAGACCAAGTTCCAACTGCAGGAGGTCGGACTCGACATGGACAAGTTTATGACGATCATGAAGGAGAAAGACCTGGGCAAGCCGTACAAGTGGGCCCAGGAACTGTGCGGAATCGAGTTTGTCGACTCTGGCGAGAAGTTCCTCGCGGCCAGTGACAAGTGGCAAAAGACGATCCCCACGATCGTCAAAGCGATCCGAACCCGCTGGGAGGCGCGCCTTCGTCTCTACCAGCAGGTTCACGAGCTCGAAACCGGCACCGTGGACACCACTATCAACCTGGAGCACAACAATCCGATCCGAATTTCCAGCACCCTGCTCCAGTGGACTGCCCTGTCCTACGCGGAATACGCCGGCTCCGGCGTCACCACCAAATTCATCGAGCAAAGCAACGGCAACGATCTGTACTTCCGAGCGATCGTAACCCGCGGCTCGGCCAAACTAGAATGCTACATCTGCGTGCCGTGCGGCTTCCCGGAAAGTGCCCCCCTCTGGTCGCTTTCCCTCAACTGGAATGGGAAGCACTCGGCTGCGGACAATGCCGCCATTAGG GAAATGGAATCCTGGACCAACAGCCTCGAGTCCGCCAAACATCCCAAAACGATTCTCTCGGTCCAGCTGAAGCGCGCCATGTCCTGCTTCGACATCTTCCTCGAGACGGAGGGTCCCTTCTACTCCCCCGCGGAGTTCACCCAGGACAAGACGTACCTGAAGGCGTTCCGGGGAAGGGCCCGCGCACGGCCCTTCCGCATCGCGTCCAACGGCAGCAGCTCGGTTTTCACGCAGATTTAA
- the LOC6052898 gene encoding transferrin, which produces MARTIGIVSLVGLLCIFGGASAQTVDVICAGTRFADQCLQLQRGKSEVVCVTVQDSIECAQRIRNGTANIGIFSAESLVHLATLGWDGLAVVKELRHTDRTRETVDFRSVVVVPASHQGGLDGLRGARFCHPGLQYGRQQRWSERFLKHFERLVVPADCGELTSAAEIETAALSNFFASACRPGKWSNVPQEDAELKSKYPNLCELCQNKDQCTYDSPTLSHHRAALQCLRNGGNVAYVSQQDAQEFFAFNNDIVNDYGFLCPNGTIEAINGNNSPCSWLTQPWPVVMAAAGRAIEVSSRIDRWTRGTGGESWEQAIQEIIGHGSRNALSVGSIQLPVDYLRPYRSLPIPSDLCRTTARWCTASPEEKDKCDVLRTAALTTGIFPTIECPVDTTSRMTCMNEIANNRSDFTGIDSNFGYLARHPFNLTAAMFQETEKEKYSSVVVLVKDDNRFTRFENLRSSRACMPEFGGIASIAFINVGKARGIFDRSNCNYGQLLGDFFGASCAPGSRDSLHDPMGHNAESLCTLCRVPDPNQNVPVPLSGEEEALNAELEEIPTEVVEGKSEIEGTISRNVDCAANVNNPFYGTRGALNCLRLQGDVAIVESQNLAEHAQALGMNANEYRIMCRNGSLAAYPGFQVDDECLLTTIVDGEILVRRHSSKTAGIVNALSSLDIYLQNDPDFKMYNIYGGVKNLLFEDSALGLVSPQHTELGQAVQNYIRLFENIEDCTNSAGGTTVDDGDGASMLTINVFMTFLFVMYNVLRG; this is translated from the exons ATGGCAAGGACAATCGGGATAGTGAGTTTGGTGGGTTTGCTGTGCATTTTCGGCGGAGCTAGTGCCCAAACAGTCG ATGTAATCTGCGCCGGCACCAGATTCGCCGACCAGTGCCTTCAACTGCAGCGCGGCAAGTCCGAGGTAGTCTGCGTCACCGTTCAGGACAG CATCGAGTGCGCCCAACGGATCCGCAATGGCACCGCCAACATCGGAATCTTCTCCGCCGAGAGTCTGGTTCACCTGGCGACACTGGGCTGGGATGGGCTCGCCGTAGTCAAGGAACTACGTCACACGGACCGTACCCGTGAAACGGTCGACTTCCGTTCGGTGGTGGTCGTTCCGGCGTCCCACCAAGGTGGTCTTGACGGGCTACGCGGCGCTCGGTTCTGTCATCCGGGACTCCAGTACGGTCGTCAGCAGCGGTGGAGTGAGCGGTTCCTGAAGCACTTTGAACGGTTGGTGGTTCCGGCTGATTGTGGCGAGTTGACGAGTGCGGCCGAGATTGAAACTGCGGCGTTGTCGAACTTTTTCGCGTCGGCTTGCCGTCCGGGCAAGTGGTCGAACGTGCCGCAGGAGGACGCGGAGCTCAAGTCCAAATATCCGAATCTCTGCGAGTTGTGTCAGAACAAGGACCAGTGCACGTACGACTCGCCGACCTTATCGCATCACCGAGCTGCTCTGCAGTGTCTACGTAATGGTGGAAACGTTGCGTACGTATCGCAACAGGACGCCCAGGAGTTCTTTGCGTTCAACAACGACATCGTCAACGACTACGGTTTCCTCTGTCCGAACGGAACAATCGAAGCGATCAACGGAAACAACAGTCCGTGCTCCTGGTTGACCCAGCCCTGGCCCGTGGTCATGGCCGCGGCCGGTCGTGCCATTGAAGTCTCGTCCCGGATTGATCGCTGGACGCGCGGCACCGGTGGAGAGTCCTGGGAACAAGCCATCCAGGAAATCATCGGCCACGGCAGCCGCAATGCCCTCTCGGTAGGCTCCATCCAGCTTCCAGTAGACTACCTGAGACCGTACCGCTCGCTGCCCATCCCGTCCGATCTGTGTCGAACGACGGCCCGCTGGTGTACGGCTTCCCCCGAGGAGAAGGACAAGTGCGACGTGCTGCGAACGGCCGCCTTGACCACGGGAATCTTTCCGACCATCGAATGTCCAGTGGACACCACGAGCAGGATGACCTGCATGAACGAGATCGCCAACAACCGGTCCGACTTTACCGGAATCGATTCCAACTTTGGATACCTTGCGAGACA TCCGTTCAACCTGACCGCGGCCATGTTCCAGGAGACGGAAAAGGAAAAGTACTCGTCGGTGGTGGTGCTGGTCAAGGATGATAATCGGTTTACGCGGTTTGAGAATCTGAGATCGTCTCGGGCCTGCATGCCAGAGTttggtggaattg CCTCCATCGCCTTCATCAACGTGGGCAAGGCGCGCGGAATCTTCGACCGCAGCAACTGCAACTACGGCCAGCTGCTGGGCGACTTTTTCGGCGCGTCGTGCGCTCCCGGCTCGCGGGACAGTCTGCACGACCCGATGGGCCACAACGCGGAATCGCTGTGCACGCTGTGCCGCGTTCCGGACCCCAACCAGAACGTCCCGGTGCCACTTTCGGGCGAGGAGGAAGCGTTGAACGCCGAGTTGGAGGAGATTCCGACGGAGGTGGTCGAGGGCAAAAGCGAAATTGAGGGTacgatttcgcggaacgtggaCTGTGCGGCGAACGTGAACAATCCGTTTTATGGAACGCGGGGTGCGTTGAACTGCTTGCGGCTGCAGGGAGATGTGGCGATTGTGGAGAGTCAGAACTTGGCGGAACATGCGCAAGCGCTGGGAATGAACGCGAACGAGTACCGGATTATGTGCCGTAACGGATCGCTGGCGGCCTACCCGGGCTTCCAGGTTGACGATGAGTGTCTGCTGACGACCATTGTCGATGGGGAGATTCTCGTACGGCGACACTCTTCCAAGACGGCGGGCATCGTGAACGCGCTGAGTTCGTTGGACATTTACCTGCAGAACGATCCGGACTTTAAGATGTACAACATCTACGGCGGCGTCAAGAATCTGCTGTTTGAGGACTCGGCGTTGGGACTGGTTTCGCCGCAGCACACCGAGCTTGGCCAAGCCGTCCAGAATTACATTCGGCTGTTTGAGAACATCGAGGACTGCACAAACAGCGCCGGCGGAACCACCGTTGACGACGGAGACGGCGCGTCCATGCTGACCATCAACGTGTTCATGACGTTCCTGTTCGTGATGTACAACGTGCTCCGCGGTTGA